A stretch of DNA from Chionomys nivalis chromosome 14, mChiNiv1.1, whole genome shotgun sequence:
GAAGATTATTGATCTCAAAGATATTTAAGGTGAATGTTGAGACCCGATCTTAAGATGACATCAGAGCATGCTAAGGAAGGGGGGCTAGGTTGGAGGTCTTTGTCCCTTATTCCCCAGTTTGGTCCTGGTCTTCGCCATCCCCACAGACTCCTCGCCCATTCCTTCTCCGGGTTCTCTCAGCCCAATGTGTACTCCTTTACTCTGGCTTACTACCATTCATTTCCTCTCTCGGCCTTCCACAAGAGTGACCACATCATCCAGCCGCAGCAAACTCGAGTTTCAGAGTGAGGACACACTCTGCACTTTTCCCTTTCAATGTGAATGTCCATAGAAGCCTATCACATTAGTCTTGTGTAATTAATTCAGTAAGTTTTAGGGACGAGGTCTCatactatgtagccccagctagcttggaactctttatgtagaccaggctggcctccaactcacagagatccacctgtgagTAATTTTTTACTAAGATTAAAAACAGCAACAGTTCCCAGAGGTAACCACACATCTCTGGAGGTCTGAGagcatatatatttgattttttaaagccCAAAGCAATTACCCTGTAGGTAATATAGCAGAGGTCATTTCTCTTCAAGCCTCACATTACCTCCCGGTATATCACCCTTATTCCCAGACCTGTTCAATTTCTCCAGAGCTGTGCTTCAACCAAAAATACCTAAGACTAATCCGCACTTCTCAAGTACTTTTACGGCTAATTTTTCACACGTGCCACTAGGAAATGATAAGTAAACTAATTCTCCAGGGCTTATTTTCTAGAGAGCAAAGAGCAGGTTATAATAAGATCAGAGATACCATTAATATTCGATTTACCAGATAAACCTTGTCGGTGATAATACGTCACTAATGCCAATCACAGAGGGCTGGGGGCAGGGAcatgtgaaaacaaacaagcaaacaaacaaatgcaggcCTTTCTGGAAGACACCCTGATCACTATCTCACCTCATTTTGAGAGACAGCCTCATtttttaggataatcaggttCCCGGTACTCTGCCTCTGCCCACTTTGGCCCGTGAGATGCCTGTTATCAGTCACCGAGGCTTGGGCTCCCCCAGGTCCTGGCCCTGTCTGGGCCCCTGTGTTGTAAAACATGAAAGTATCGCTCCCTGATCCTGCTGTCAGGCAGGCCTTGTAGCAGTAGGTCTTGGTGAGGGAGCCATTGCCTCGAACTTCAATGAAGTGAGGCTGTACTTTGAGGCCGTGTGGTATCCTGGCATCGATATTGTTATTGGCCTGTTTGTACAGTTCTGCCGGGCATCGCTCCCTCACTCCACAGAAGCCTCCGCAGCACGCCGTGCCATAGGCAGTGTAGCGGTAGCACTTGATGATGCTCAAAACAATGATTGTCAAGAGGAATATAAAAGACACTGTGCTTAATGCTATTATTAGATAAAGTGTGATTTCAGAGTATGTCCGAGCACTCTTTATATGTCTCTGAGTGTCCGGGAGCATTTTAGAAACCCTGTCCACCACAGCTACTGTAATGGCCACAGAAGCTGATAGAGGTGGCTCTCCATTGTCACGAACCACCACAGTCAGGTTGAAAGTGGTACCACTTTCATCTCCTATCTTTCTGGTAATCCTAATTTCTCCCGTGTGAAGTTCTACTTTAAAGAGGTCGGAGTCAGACGTTGGGACTAAATGGTAAAAGAGCCAAGCGTTCTGCCCAGAGTCTGAATCCATGGCTATGACTTTGGTGACCAGGTAGCCAGCAGGGGCAGTCCGAGGCACCATCTCAATGGCTGCTGATGAATTAGTTGAGGTAGGGTATAGAATATGAGGGGCGTGGTCATTCACGTCCACCACATACACATTGGCGGTCACAGTGCTACTTAGTGGTGGCCTCCCCTTGTCCTGGGCCTCCACGGTCACAAAAAACTCTCGAAATTTCTCATAGTCAAAGGAGTTGACAGCATAAAGGCTGCCGCTGGCACTGTTAATGGAGACATAGGAGGTTACAGGCAGCCCTTGGATCTCCCTGTCTAGGAGTGAGTAAGTCACCTCTGCGTTCTCCTTTTGATCTGGGTCTGTGGCTTGCACCGTGCAAAGCAACACACCCGGCAAATTGTTTTCTTGGACGTATATGGAATAGGAGTCCTTCAGAAAGCTCGGCGGATTGTCATTGATGTCGGAGATTTCAATCTGCAGTGTCTTTTGAGAGGTGAGTGGTGGTGTTCCCCCATCAGTGGCTGTCACTGTGATGTTGTAGGCAGCTACCCGCTCCCGATCCAGTGGGCCACTCACCACGAGTGTATAGGAGTTCCCAAAGCCATTGAGCCGGAAAGGCAGTGTAGCCTCCAGACCCAGGCTCACTTTCCGGTTGGAGCCCGAATCTTGGTCATTCACACTGAGAAGGGCCACAACAGTGTTGAGAGCAACATCCTCAGGCACTGGACTGTACAAGTCTGTGAGGACCACCTCGGGAGCGTTGTCATTCACATCCATAATGTCCACCAACACCTTGCAGTGACCCGCCATGGGTACTGGTCCCCGGTCAGTCGCTTGCACATAGATCTGGTAGGAGGAAGACTCCTCATAATCCAGAGTCCCACTTACTCTGACTTCCCCTGTAATGGCATCTATGCTGAAAAGCTGTCTCTCCCGGTCAGATGTGTAGCTGCTCAAGGAGTACCTGAGTTCACCGTTAGAACCCTCATCCGGATCCGAAGCATTCAACTTCACTACCAATGTGCCTGGGGGAGCGTCCTCCCGCAGCTGGACACGGTAAGTGGATTGAtcaaaggcaggagaattgtcatTAGTGTCCAGGACGCGAACAGAGATCTGAGCCGTGCCTGAGCGAGCTGGAATGCCCCCGTCCACCGCAGTGAGAACCAAGTGGTGCAAGGCAGCCTGCTCGCGGTCTAGGCCCTTCCGCAGCACAAGCTCCAGCACCTTGCTATTCTCCTGCAGGGGTTTAAGGTCCAGCTCAAAGTGTTCGCTGGGGCTGAGCTCGTAGGTCTGCACTGAGTTGGCGCCAACGTCGGGGTCCTGTGCGCTCTCAATGTGAAACCGCGCTCCAGGTGCCACAGACTCGCTTACCTGAAGCTGGTAGTCCGGCCGCGGGAAGCGCGGCGAGTTATCATTGATGTCCAGTATCTCCACCTGGATCGAACTCACTGCCACCGGGTTGTGCGCCAGCACTTCCAAGCTAAGCAGGCAACGAGGCCGCTGCTCGCACAGTGCCTCGCGATCGATGCGCTCGTTGACGAAGAGCGCTCCGTTTGTCAAGTCCAGTTCCAGGTAGCGCGGGCTGGGCGCTCCCAGATGGTTGATGCGCAGGCAGCCGGGTCCCAAGCGCCGCAGTTCCAGCCCCAAGGCTCTGGCCACGTTGCCCACGAGCGCGCCCGGGCTTTGCTCCTCCGGCACCGAGTATCGTAGCTGGGAGGCCGCTGGGCTTggcagcagcaccagcagcagccGGAAAGACAGAAACAACAGCCAGGGCAAGGGCCGCAGGGGTCGCGGATGCTCTGTCGCCCCAGGTCTGGTGCCCGCCAGCTCCATAGCCGCCGGCCCTGGCGGAGGCAGCCGGGGCAGGGCAGGAGGCAGCAGCTTGGCGAGCCTGCTCCTCGCCGGGCCCCGCCTCCGCCCTCTCGGCTCTTCACGGCTCACGCGCTACAAACGCCCGAGGCCGCTCCCCTCCCAGGCGTTCTCAAGGGCTCCGAGCCCTGCCGCCCCCACTGACTCCCCATATCCCCAGCTCCTCCACTCGCCTCCAGGCGCTCCACGGATCTCGATTTTCTGCGACTACaccgctgctgccgccgccgccgccgctgatGATGATGCTTTGGATGATGCTttaaggagagggagggagaagcggagggggagggggtgctcCGCAAGTCCAGTTCGAATTCCGCACCCAAGTGGCGGCGGACTGCGACCGTGCACCGCCCTGCCACTCCACCTACTCCAACCCCATCTCCTTCATCCTCCATCCGCCGAATCCCAGCAGACCGCGGGAACACGGCCACTccctttctccctgcccccacgGTCCTGTTCATCCAGTCTCCACGCTCCCCAGCAGGCTTAACGCGTCTTTTAAGATTAGCCTTAGAAAAGCAGCTTAGAACTCTATCAGCTCTCCAAGTCAAGATTTCAAAGCGCCATCCAGGAAAATAAACTGTTGGGGGACCTGGGCGGTGCCTTACCAGTCAGGGGGAGTACCTGCTGGGGAGGTGCTTTGGGGCTTTTGAAATGCAGACCCCTTGTTTACTTGACCCCCTCACCTTCCCAGGCGTGGTTCTTAGAAGAACAGAAAGCCTTTAACTCCTTGGGCAAAGGGCAAAGAAGTgactggtgccttcttctggggAGCAAGTCTAAAGCAAGCATCCCGGGATCCAGCACTCAGTCTAGCTCTCAGCCACGTGCCTTAACTTTCAGTGTGTATTTTGGAAATTAACCAATATTTCAGGGTTTAAAATTCTCTTCTTATACAACTGACTACGGAAAGCTTCAGGAAAAACTCGTATTTAAGTTGTTCCATCgcaattggaaaaaaaatctagtaaaaTTTCAGGCGATTCTCCCCTCGTGTTGTCTCTAATCTTACTTCAACCCTTTCTCATTTATCGctcaagacattttctttcaaaagtgattaattttttttctttaatggatGACAATGTCGTCAAGAGCCTACAAAGCCATTAAATCAGGCGAGTTTCTCTCGGTCTGCCCAGCCATGCTGGAATTTGAATTCGTTAATGCTtcgcagaaagaaataaaagataccaCCCTGCTGTTATTAAGCAAAACGTAGGCTTCTGGGATTTATCTTTCAGTAGCAGAAATGTTCACTGTTACACCTCATCCTCTGTAAATACACGACTCCGGTGGGCTCCTGTACCTTTGTGCCCCCCTCAGACTCCCGTTAAATTGCTCTTCAGTGAGCAAGAAAGCTGAAGGAGTAGAGAAGGCCGTTCCGTGCTGTGTCATTGCCTCCCGGTTTCCTAACAGTCAGCTTTCCCagccttctcctctctcccacgAAGGCTCGAAACTACAGCCCCCTGTGCAAACTCCATTCGCTAAAACATTGGTTTTTTTCCTCATCCCTCAGTATCCTTGTGCCACATAGCTAGCCCCTTGGGTAACTTTCTAGCTATGTACTGGAAGGAAGCCCAGTGAGACCTGACACTTGGCATGCTTCCCCCTTGAGAGGACAAGCTGACCAGGGCCAACAAATCTTTCCTCCACTACGTGTATTCACTAACAGCAGTCCACAACCTAACCGAGCTCTTCTAGGGAAGCTAGTTTCCCTCCTATCCCTGCCTATTTGTCCTCTTTGTTCCACCAAGGGTGCAGAGTGGGAAGTAATTTCCCTCAAAATCTATTCCTGTCTCCTTTCTAAGATCTCTGGCTTCTCCCTCTACTGCCTGTATCCTCCCCAAACACCCCCCAGTAGCTCTGTCTGTTTGCTGTAGTAATTTGATCTCAGGGAGCCTTAATCTCTCAAGAGCACAAATTGTAGACCTGGCCTATGTCCTCACCCATTActtatttcagaaaacaaatggCCTGTAAGTGGAATCAAGTTATAAGTTGTCAGGAAAAGTGACCTTTCTTCCCCTCATCTCCTCCAGCCCTCCCAGTCGCTGCCACCGGTGCTCAAAGCCACTGGGTGTTGACCATGCATGGTCCTATGCCCCTGAAAAGATCACAGGCACTTAAGGAGGAGATAAAAGTGACAAGGACTTTGTGGTGCTTTTAGCAGAAGCCCCCAAGTGCTGTGCCTCAGAATTTGTCTTTAGCCATATTACCATCCAGCAAGAGTACCGGCTGAAATGTCCATTTTTGGTTTTCAGAATTCTAAACTCCAGCTAGTTTTTACTCCTCCAGTGACCGAAAGAGCAAAAGAGCATCAAAATTAGCCTCCTTTCCAGAGACTAAATGCTAAAAAGATGGTATTCTCTCTGTTTGGCACCACCGTGATTTCCTTTCTCACGCTATCATACTGAAGTTCCTGCCAACCTTACCAATGTTTGGAAAGTGATTACCCAGACTGTCGCTAAGTGCCTCATTTACAAACATTTATATGAATTCATACTAATGCCTCAGTCACACCATTGTGCAATCCTTCCTTTTTTTACCTTTAAGAATTCCAGTAAAAGCAGAATAAAACTGATTGGGAACACAAAATACAGAGGTAGTTGCACCTCTGCTAACGACTATGTGTCTTCTAACACCTACCTTTCAGCTTGCTTGTCTTAAAtagagagaacaaaaataaaatccatgagGCTGTTGTTATGATTAGAATAAGTGGTAAGTTATTTGGACAGTATGTAGCAAGCACACCgctgttggtggtggtagtggtgtttATTAAGAGTAACAACTGTTGGTATCAAATGACATCTTGCCTAATCATCTGTATGCGGCATAACTCCTTAAAAACAGACAAGCAACTGTGgatatttaagaagaaaacagtggctggGGACAGTTGAGTATACTCAAGGTCTAGTCTTTccaaagttttcaaatatttctagAACTTATCCtgtatcttaaaaacaaaaagaagcaactcTCTTTCATTTCAACAAcatatatgtacgtatgtatgtatatatgtatatgtatgtcttctttttgtctgtttgttttatgtgtcttTGTAAGCATCTGATACATCTGAGTGGCCAAAACAGATCTAAGAccccctggagttagagttagAAGTGGTTATAAGCTACCCAATATAGGTAGAtactggggatcgaactcaggtcctctggaagagcagcgagtgctcttagccactaaaCCAGCCCCAGGAAAAACTTATACCCAGATATCTAGTAAAATTActaatcacaaaataaaattgcttctaaatataattaataagaagtgacaatgataaaaaaaagaagaaccatAAGACAGGGCATTGTGTTTGTTCACCCCTGTGATAGACAAGAATTTCAAAATCATATTCCtcaattatatttcttaattatatttgtaaaatacaTCTCCCATGAGATCACTGAGCATGGCAACAAAACCCAATCACAACAGAATTGAGACtgcaagaaaaatattcaaactcAGAAAATTCTCCTAATTCACATCAATTTTCCTTTACAATTATAAACCATTTTACTTTGAGTAACCAAACGGCTTGAGTTTGGGCGCATAGGACAAACAGGATATACTGTCTAGTCACCAGTTTTATCAGGCTATGAATATGTGTCACAGAGAGGAagatctaattttctttttctttttaagctttgttgttttgagacagcttctAGCCCAGTTTGGCcatgaactcctaatcctcctaaACTGAactcccaagtgccagaattgtagtcatgtaccaccacgcctggcctctaatttttatttataactagTGAATGAGTGCTCCCCTACAAACTAAGCATATATTACACAATAAAAAGAGGGACAATAGACGTCCTTAAGAGTTAGTATGACACAAAGTAGTTTGAAAAGTGACATCACATAGCTGGCATAGGAGCACTCTTCTACAACTAATACGGatccttgagaggcagaggccgcgagctcatgaattcaaggccagtgagATACTGTTTCAAAAACTTTATCTTGTTAAGAAAGGAcagaactcttgatcttcctctCTAGGGGACAACACTCTGCAGTAAGTTTATGTCGTTATGTGTAGTAGTCTAAGGACTGGGAGGGATGGCAGTGTTTTCCCTATGAAATGATAGTGGaattttttatctattctttacCCAGAAAGAATGTATTAagaaaatgtttgggtttaacaACTGGATTTTAGGAAGGGATCCTCTGAAACTTTAGTCCTGAGAAACTGATATGCTGTAGCTACGTGACTAAGGTACCTCAGAATTGTTTAGAATAAACAAGAGACTCAAGCCATCTTAAGGTCATtaacaataaaaaggaagagaCAGGCTAAAGGCTTGGGTCAGATAGCTTAATACCAACAGACGAAATTAAATTTGACTTCTCCACCAGTGTTCTCTACTGAGGTGACCTAATAAGAATCAGAGATTGAAGGTTGAACCTCATTAGGGAAAATCTTACATAaaccatttattttcttcatttcataaAATACAGTGGTTAAAGAGAGCTTAAATCTAAGGttaagaggggagagaaagaataaaagcaataataaaaggtatgtggagaccagagacagAAGA
This window harbors:
- the LOC130886608 gene encoding protocadherin alpha-C2 isoform X1 produces the protein MELAGTRPGATEHPRPLRPLPWLLFLSFRLLLVLLPSPAASQLRYSVPEEQSPGALVGNVARALGLELRRLGPGCLRINHLGAPSPRYLELDLTNGALFVNERIDREALCEQRPRCLLSLEVLAHNPVAVSSIQVEILDINDNSPRFPRPDYQLQVSESVAPGARFHIESAQDPDVGANSVQTYELSPSEHFELDLKPLQENSKVLELVLRKGLDREQAALHHLVLTAVDGGIPARSGTAQISVRVLDTNDNSPAFDQSTYRVQLREDAPPGTLVVKLNASDPDEGSNGELRYSLSSYTSDRERQLFSIDAITGEVRVSGTLDYEESSSYQIYVQATDRGPVPMAGHCKVLVDIMDVNDNAPEVVLTDLYSPVPEDVALNTVVALLSVNDQDSGSNRKVSLGLEATLPFRLNGFGNSYTLVVSGPLDRERVAAYNITVTATDGGTPPLTSQKTLQIEISDINDNPPSFLKDSYSIYVQENNLPGVLLCTVQATDPDQKENAEVTYSLLDREIQGLPVTSYVSINSASGSLYAVNSFDYEKFREFFVTVEAQDKGRPPLSSTVTANVYVVDVNDHAPHILYPTSTNSSAAIEMVPRTAPAGYLVTKVIAMDSDSGQNAWLFYHLVPTSDSDLFKVELHTGEIRITRKIGDESGTTFNLTVVVRDNGEPPLSASVAITVAVVDRVSKMLPDTQRHIKSARTYSEITLYLIIALSTVSFIFLLTIIVLSIIKCYRYTAYGTACCGGFCGVRERCPAELYKQANNNIDARIPHGLKVQPHFIEVRGNGSLTKTYCYKACLTAGSGSDTFMFYNTGAQTGPGPGGAQASVTDNRHLTGQSGQRQSTGNLIILKNEAVSQNEPRQPNPDWRYSASLRAGMHSSVHLEEAGILRAGPGGPDQQWPTVSSATPEPEAGEVSPPVGAGVNSNSWTFKYGPGNPKQSGPGELPDKFIIPGSPAIISIRQEPANNQIDKSDFITFGKKEETKKKKKKKKGNKAQEKKEKGNSTTDNSDQ
- the LOC130886608 gene encoding protocadherin alpha-C2 isoform X3; amino-acid sequence: MELAGTRPGATEHPRPLRPLPWLLFLSFRLLLVLLPSPAASQLRYSVPEEQSPGALVGNVARALGLELRRLGPGCLRINHLGAPSPRYLELDLTNGALFVNERIDREALCEQRPRCLLSLEVLAHNPVAVSSIQVEILDINDNSPRFPRPDYQLQVSESVAPGARFHIESAQDPDVGANSVQTYELSPSEHFELDLKPLQENSKVLELVLRKGLDREQAALHHLVLTAVDGGIPARSGTAQISVRVLDTNDNSPAFDQSTYRVQLREDAPPGTLVVKLNASDPDEGSNGELRYSLSSYTSDRERQLFSIDAITGEVRVSGTLDYEESSSYQIYVQATDRGPVPMAGHCKVLVDIMDVNDNAPEVVLTDLYSPVPEDVALNTVVALLSVNDQDSGSNRKVSLGLEATLPFRLNGFGNSYTLVVSGPLDRERVAAYNITVTATDGGTPPLTSQKTLQIEISDINDNPPSFLKDSYSIYVQENNLPGVLLCTVQATDPDQKENAEVTYSLLDREIQGLPVTSYVSINSASGSLYAVNSFDYEKFREFFVTVEAQDKGRPPLSSTVTANVYVVDVNDHAPHILYPTSTNSSAAIEMVPRTAPAGYLVTKVIAMDSDSGQNAWLFYHLVPTSDSDLFKVELHTGEIRITRKIGDESGTTFNLTVVVRDNGEPPLSASVAITVAVVDRVSKMLPDTQRHIKSARTYSEITLYLIIALSTVSFIFLLTIIVLSIIKCYRYTAYGTACCGGFCGVRERCPAELYKQANNNIDARIPHGLKVQPHFIEVRGNGSLTKTYCYKACLTAGSGSDTFMFYNTGAQTGPGPGGAQASVTDNRHLTGQSGQRQSTGNLIILKNEAVSQNEPRQPNPDWRYSASLRAGMHSSVHLEEAGILRAGPGGPDQQWPTVSSATPEPEAGEVSPPVGAGVNSNSWTFKYGPGNPKQSGPEPKKQTQVSFLLRRKGEASQPRQ